One Frankia alni ACN14a DNA window includes the following coding sequences:
- a CDS encoding AIM24 family protein has protein sequence MQGSLIEHYGPTPVFERMSKHGSKIVKVVLNPGQDLFARVGSMIAYEGLIDFNPQPPQLGRIASSWATGEGVPLMTATGQGLLYLADYGKEVIVAQLAGEGLSVNGKNILAFDAALEWKIERVRGVTMLSGMGMFNVVLRGHGWVALTAKGNPIVLDTREAPTFVDTDALVAYTDGLRVEPRRTARLGGLIGRGSGEAFQLGFSGQGFVVVQPSEDERPTMSLRG, from the coding sequence GTGCAGGGCAGCCTGATCGAGCACTACGGGCCGACGCCCGTCTTCGAACGGATGAGCAAGCACGGCTCCAAGATCGTCAAGGTGGTCCTGAACCCCGGCCAGGACCTGTTCGCCCGGGTCGGGTCCATGATCGCCTATGAGGGGCTGATCGACTTCAACCCGCAGCCGCCGCAGCTCGGCCGGATCGCGTCGTCCTGGGCGACCGGCGAGGGCGTGCCCCTGATGACGGCGACCGGCCAGGGCCTGCTCTACCTCGCCGACTACGGCAAGGAGGTCATCGTCGCGCAGCTCGCCGGCGAGGGCCTGTCGGTCAACGGCAAGAACATCCTGGCCTTCGACGCGGCGCTGGAGTGGAAGATCGAACGCGTCCGCGGCGTCACGATGCTGTCCGGGATGGGGATGTTCAACGTGGTGCTGCGGGGCCACGGCTGGGTCGCCCTGACCGCGAAGGGCAACCCGATCGTGCTCGACACCCGGGAGGCGCCGACGTTCGTCGACACCGACGCCCTCGTCGCCTACACCGACGGCCTGCGCGTCGAACCTCGGCGCACGGCGCGCCTCGGCGGCCTGATCGGCCGCGGCTCCGGTGAGGCCTTCCAGCTCGGGTTCTCCGGGCAGGGCTTCGTCGTCGTCCAGCCGAGCGAGGACGAGCGGCCGACCATGTCGCTGCGGGGCTGA
- a CDS encoding TerD family protein, with protein sequence MVTQFSRGQKAQLSAVTQSTDLYVGIQINAPGEWDVSCFGLDGDDRLSDDRYFVFFNQPASPEKSVELLGPQSGDTQAFRVSLDRVPASIGRLSFCAALDGAGSAAAITSGYLRIVVGGAEVLRYSFTGADFTTERAVMIGDVYRKGVWRVAAIGQGFQGGLAELIRSYGGEVAEEEPPPAPPRHDQRKAPTPPPAAPGQPAPAYGGGQPAPAYGGAPVPAGMPGAQPPVGAFGGPEPLPSQVQPTPPGAMNSLAPYREVPTAGRWTQQNGKLVKVTLGPDALALRGSMVAYQGNVEFDYKGGGLRGLIEGKLTGQSLKLMTCKGSGEVFLAQDAADLHIVELGSSSLCINAKNLLAMDATVRTEVRRIESAGIPGGGLFHFEVSGPGSVVVMTKGSPMTLPVQGPTFADMNALVAWTTGMRVSVSTQVRISRQIYAGSSGEALALQFMGFAGHFVVVQPYEV encoded by the coding sequence TTGGTCACCCAGTTCAGCCGCGGGCAGAAGGCGCAGCTCTCGGCGGTCACCCAGAGCACCGACCTGTACGTCGGGATCCAGATCAACGCGCCGGGGGAGTGGGATGTGTCCTGCTTCGGCCTGGACGGCGACGACCGCCTCTCCGACGACCGGTACTTCGTCTTCTTCAACCAGCCCGCCTCGCCGGAGAAGTCCGTCGAGCTCCTCGGCCCGCAGTCCGGGGACACCCAGGCGTTCCGGGTCAGCCTCGACCGGGTGCCCGCCTCGATCGGCCGGCTGTCGTTCTGCGCGGCGCTCGACGGCGCGGGCAGCGCCGCCGCGATCACGTCGGGCTACCTGCGCATCGTCGTCGGCGGCGCCGAGGTGCTGCGTTACTCCTTCACCGGCGCCGACTTCACCACCGAACGGGCGGTGATGATCGGGGACGTCTACCGCAAGGGCGTGTGGCGCGTCGCCGCGATCGGCCAGGGCTTCCAGGGCGGCCTCGCCGAGCTCATCCGCTCCTACGGCGGCGAGGTCGCCGAGGAGGAGCCGCCGCCCGCGCCGCCCCGCCATGATCAGCGCAAGGCGCCCACCCCGCCGCCCGCTGCGCCGGGCCAACCCGCGCCGGCCTACGGCGGTGGCCAACCCGCGCCGGCCTACGGCGGCGCGCCGGTGCCCGCCGGCATGCCCGGCGCCCAGCCGCCGGTGGGGGCCTTCGGGGGTCCCGAGCCGCTGCCGTCGCAGGTCCAGCCGACCCCGCCGGGGGCGATGAACAGCCTCGCCCCGTACCGGGAGGTGCCGACGGCCGGGCGCTGGACCCAGCAGAACGGCAAACTGGTCAAGGTCACCCTCGGTCCGGACGCGCTGGCGCTGCGCGGGTCGATGGTCGCCTACCAGGGCAACGTCGAGTTCGACTACAAGGGCGGCGGGCTGCGCGGCCTCATCGAGGGCAAGCTGACCGGCCAGAGCCTCAAGCTCATGACCTGCAAGGGATCCGGCGAGGTCTTCCTCGCCCAGGACGCCGCGGACCTGCACATCGTCGAGCTCGGCAGCTCGTCGCTGTGCATCAACGCGAAGAACCTGCTGGCGATGGACGCCACCGTCCGCACCGAGGTGCGCCGGATCGAGAGCGCCGGCATTCCCGGCGGCGGTCTGTTCCACTTCGAGGTCTCCGGGCCGGGCTCGGTGGTCGTCATGACCAAGGGGTCGCCGATGACCCTGCCCGTGCAGGGCCCGACGTTCGCGGACATGAACGCGCTGGTCGCGTGGACGACCGGGATGCGGGTCAGCGTCTCGACGCAGGTGCGGATCTCCCGGCAGATCTACGCGGGCAGCAGCGGGGAGGCCCTGGCCCTGCAGTTCATGGGATTCGCCGGTCATTTCGTCGTCGTCCAGCCGTACGAGGTCTGA
- a CDS encoding aldo/keto reductase, translated as MRYVEGSVTTSPKRISKIGLGTWQFGSGQWGYGSRYADTDAALIVRRALELGITLFDSAEVYGLGRSERILGAALAAVPGALDRAYVATKLLPVVPVGPVVEQRAVASAHRLGVRHLDLYQVHQPNPAIRDRWTMRGMTALRSVGLVGDVGVSNYSLARWQEADAALGAPVLSNQVEYSLARPRHGAALLDFAARESRIVIAWSPLAQGLLAGRYDVTTRPSGRVRAANTLFGTENLARATPLLDVLREVAAAHGASPAQIALAWTIRHPQVVAIPGASGVDQVESNAAAADIDLAADEYAALSAAADRFTPVAGPRALAALAVERLRR; from the coding sequence ATGCGCTACGTGGAGGGCTCCGTCACCACCAGCCCGAAGAGGATCTCCAAGATCGGCCTGGGCACCTGGCAGTTCGGCTCCGGGCAGTGGGGGTACGGCAGCCGCTACGCCGACACCGACGCCGCGCTCATCGTCCGCCGGGCGCTCGAGCTCGGGATCACCCTGTTCGACTCGGCCGAGGTCTACGGCCTGGGACGCAGCGAACGCATCCTCGGCGCAGCGCTGGCCGCGGTCCCCGGCGCGCTCGACCGGGCATACGTGGCGACCAAGCTCCTGCCGGTCGTGCCGGTGGGCCCGGTCGTCGAGCAGCGCGCGGTCGCCAGCGCGCACCGCCTCGGCGTGCGCCATCTCGACCTTTACCAGGTTCACCAGCCCAACCCGGCGATCCGGGACCGCTGGACGATGCGGGGCATGACCGCGCTGCGGTCCGTGGGCCTCGTCGGGGACGTCGGGGTCAGCAACTACTCGCTGGCCCGCTGGCAGGAGGCCGACGCGGCGCTCGGCGCGCCGGTGCTGTCCAACCAGGTGGAGTACAGCCTGGCCCGGCCGCGCCATGGCGCGGCGCTGCTCGACTTCGCCGCCCGCGAGTCCCGGATCGTCATCGCCTGGAGCCCGCTCGCCCAGGGCCTGCTGGCGGGTCGCTACGACGTGACCACCCGGCCGAGCGGCCGGGTCCGGGCCGCCAACACGCTGTTCGGGACCGAGAACCTCGCCCGGGCGACGCCGCTGCTCGACGTGCTGCGCGAGGTCGCGGCCGCGCACGGGGCGAGCCCCGCCCAGATCGCGCTGGCGTGGACGATCCGCCATCCGCAGGTCGTGGCGATCCCGGGGGCGTCCGGCGTCGACCAGGTGGAGAGCAACGCGGCGGCGGCCGACATCGACCTCGCCGCCGACGAGTACGCCGCGCTCAGCGCCGCCGCCGACCGCTTCACCCCGGTCGCCGGCCCCCGCGCACTCGCCGCACTGGCCGTGGAGCGCCTGCGTCGCTGA
- a CDS encoding HNH endonuclease yields MSTASTSPPPLPSLPSSEVSALIGVDVEAVPLEEVEEVICRWAGRISAATCGWLLAVAAFDRREGWSGVGMGSCAHWLAWRCGLGLRTAREQVATARALEGLPLIRAAFAAGMLSYAKVRAVTRVADSATEGMWLTRARRCSAGQMERLVRSYRQANGDPKTRQAARRVTWTFDGDGMLRLRAVLSADEGARLIAALNAARTSLEDTAPLAPDHPPADGEASDGEAAGGTGTGTGDAGAGDAVGDGMPADGERVGAGRDRQRDADALVALADGFLDRPAPGLMSPGHTLTVHLTTQTAGDTPTDDATMAADDAGEGLWGVARIGTGAWAQVDGGVGLSRHVLERLGCDGLIRALVTDPDGNPLHLGRRHRFPGQRLRDAVYLRDQGHCQYPGCGHTRWLHLHHLTWWGRGGDTDIDRLLLLCSTHHRAVHDENISLGRDAGGTVTARTVDGRVLVGAPPIVPGPQPAGILARATRHVESIHALRQRRRRPAKPGTTPA; encoded by the coding sequence ATGAGCACAGCGTCCACGTCCCCTCCTCCCCTGCCGTCCCTCCCGTCGTCGGAGGTGTCCGCGCTGATCGGCGTGGATGTCGAGGCGGTGCCGTTGGAGGAGGTGGAGGAGGTGATCTGCCGGTGGGCGGGGCGGATCTCGGCGGCGACGTGTGGGTGGCTGCTGGCGGTGGCGGCGTTCGATCGGCGTGAGGGCTGGTCGGGGGTCGGGATGGGTTCGTGTGCGCACTGGCTGGCGTGGCGGTGCGGCCTCGGCCTGCGCACCGCCCGCGAACAGGTCGCCACCGCCCGGGCGTTGGAGGGCCTTCCGCTGATCCGGGCGGCGTTCGCGGCGGGCATGCTGTCGTATGCGAAGGTCCGCGCGGTGACCCGGGTCGCCGATTCCGCGACCGAAGGCATGTGGCTGACCCGGGCTCGACGCTGCTCGGCGGGGCAGATGGAACGTCTCGTCCGTTCCTACCGGCAGGCCAACGGGGACCCGAAGACCCGTCAGGCGGCACGGCGGGTGACGTGGACGTTTGACGGCGACGGGATGCTGCGTCTGCGTGCGGTGTTGTCCGCGGACGAGGGTGCCCGGCTGATCGCGGCGTTGAACGCCGCCCGGACCAGCCTGGAGGACACCGCCCCCCTCGCCCCCGACCACCCCCCAGCCGACGGCGAAGCATCAGACGGCGAAGCCGCGGGCGGCACCGGCACCGGCACCGGCGATGCGGGTGCGGGTGATGCGGTGGGCGATGGGATGCCGGCGGACGGGGAGAGGGTCGGGGCGGGGCGGGATCGCCAGCGTGACGCCGACGCGCTGGTCGCGTTGGCTGACGGGTTCCTCGACCGGCCCGCTCCGGGCCTGATGAGCCCCGGGCACACCCTGACCGTGCACCTCACCACCCAGACCGCCGGCGACACCCCGACAGACGACGCCACCATGGCCGCCGATGATGCAGGAGAGGGGCTGTGGGGGGTGGCGCGGATCGGGACCGGGGCGTGGGCGCAGGTCGACGGGGGCGTCGGGCTGTCGCGGCACGTTCTGGAGCGTCTGGGTTGCGACGGGCTGATCCGCGCCCTGGTCACCGACCCTGACGGCAACCCGCTGCACCTTGGCCGGCGGCACCGTTTCCCCGGACAGCGCCTTCGTGACGCCGTCTACCTGCGCGACCAGGGCCACTGCCAGTACCCGGGCTGCGGGCACACCCGCTGGCTGCACCTGCACCACCTCACCTGGTGGGGCCGCGGAGGCGACACGGACATCGATCGGCTGCTGCTGCTCTGCTCGACCCATCATCGGGCGGTGCACGACGAGAACATCAGCCTCGGCCGGGACGCGGGTGGCACCGTCACCGCACGCACTGTCGACGGCCGGGTTCTCGTCGGAGCACCACCCATCGTTCCCGGGCCGCAGCCGGCGGGGATCCTCGCCCGCGCCACCCGCCACGTCGAGTCCATCCACGCACTCCGCCAACGCCGGAGGCGGCCCGCCAAGCCGGGGACAACGCCAGCATGA
- a CDS encoding sporulation protein, whose amino-acid sequence MGMKRFMSRLGVGAAEVETVLDRPETLPGQVVTGTTTISGGKVDQEVEKVLVALEATVEVERDDSTWYEQVTFGTQQVGGGFTIHPGQQISGRFELPVPWQTPITDVGGWHLHGMKIGVRTKLSISGAVDPGDLDPVGVHPLPVQEAVLAALGDLGFHFRSADVEKGRLHGSDLPFYQEIELKPAGEYARRISELEVTFLVDGAGMDVVLEADRRGGLLSSGRDELSRFRLAHHDTDRHALAGLLHQQLEHLGRRRGWF is encoded by the coding sequence ATGGGGATGAAGCGGTTCATGTCGCGGCTCGGCGTGGGGGCTGCCGAGGTCGAGACCGTGCTGGACCGTCCGGAGACGCTGCCGGGTCAGGTCGTGACCGGCACGACGACGATCTCCGGCGGCAAGGTCGACCAGGAGGTCGAGAAGGTCCTCGTCGCCCTGGAGGCGACCGTCGAGGTCGAGCGGGACGACTCGACCTGGTACGAGCAGGTCACCTTCGGCACCCAGCAGGTCGGCGGGGGCTTCACCATCCATCCGGGCCAGCAGATCAGCGGCCGGTTCGAGCTGCCCGTGCCGTGGCAGACGCCGATCACCGACGTCGGCGGCTGGCACCTGCACGGCATGAAGATCGGCGTGCGGACGAAGCTGTCGATCTCCGGCGCGGTCGACCCGGGCGACCTGGACCCGGTCGGCGTGCATCCCCTGCCGGTGCAGGAGGCGGTGCTGGCGGCGCTCGGCGACCTCGGTTTCCACTTCAGGTCCGCGGACGTCGAGAAGGGCCGGCTGCACGGCTCCGACCTGCCCTTCTACCAGGAGATCGAGCTCAAGCCGGCCGGCGAGTACGCCCGGCGGATCTCCGAGCTGGAGGTGACCTTCCTCGTCGACGGCGCCGGGATGGACGTCGTGCTCGAGGCCGACCGCCGCGGCGGGCTGCTGTCCTCCGGCCGCGACGAGCTCAGCCGCTTCCGCCTCGCCCACCACGACACCGACCGGCACGCCCTCGCCGGCCTGCTCCACCAGCAGCTCGAGCACCTCGGCCGCCGCCGCGGCTGGTTCTGA
- a CDS encoding methyltransferase domain-containing protein has translation MNLAGFVRRGKAAARATVRGANRQRHPVRWGNLRRTSPFSAWYGSERGRPVDRHYIDGFMAAHRADYTGNRVMEVKNPHYSTLYGAPAELTIVDIDADNPDLTLHADLNKVGSLPPQAYDCAIVTQVLQYVDPQAALANLWQSLAPGGVLLLTVPALARLDPHDRDSDLRRWTPAGLHAELTAAGLPGDDVRGHGNVLAAVCALQGLTVEDVTVAELDVVNLDFPLTVSARAVKPS, from the coding sequence GTGAACCTGGCGGGGTTTGTCCGGCGCGGCAAGGCGGCCGCCCGGGCGACGGTGCGGGGGGCGAACCGGCAGAGGCACCCGGTGCGGTGGGGGAATCTGCGCCGGACCAGCCCGTTCTCCGCCTGGTACGGCAGCGAGCGGGGGCGGCCGGTCGACCGGCACTACATCGACGGCTTCATGGCCGCCCACCGCGCCGACTACACCGGCAACCGGGTGATGGAGGTGAAGAACCCCCATTACAGCACCCTCTACGGGGCGCCGGCCGAGCTGACGATCGTCGACATCGACGCGGACAATCCGGATCTCACCCTGCACGCGGATCTGAACAAGGTGGGGAGCCTTCCCCCGCAGGCCTACGACTGCGCGATCGTCACCCAGGTCCTCCAGTACGTGGATCCTCAGGCGGCGTTGGCGAACCTCTGGCAGTCCCTTGCCCCCGGCGGCGTCCTGCTCCTCACCGTCCCCGCCCTCGCCCGGCTCGATCCCCACGACCGGGACTCGGATCTGCGCCGGTGGACCCCCGCGGGGCTGCACGCCGAACTCACCGCGGCCGGCCTGCCCGGTGATGACGTGCGCGGCCATGGCAACGTCCTGGCCGCCGTCTGCGCGCTGCAGGGTCTGACCGTGGAGGACGTGACGGTGGCGGAGTTGGACGTGGTGAACCTTGACTTTCCCCTCACCGTGTCCGCACGAGCGGTAAAGCCGTCCTGA
- a CDS encoding GNAT family N-acetyltransferase, whose product MKIEELEAERTWLAFDPMRQLRPHLTSTGFVRLVNEVQRPEGYRLVASWDGELGRVAAALGFRQVNSLAAGRYLAVDDLTTLLAARGRGHATRLLAWAEREARRLGCEHIHLDADTHRHEAHRLALRAGYSISAFHLTRRV is encoded by the coding sequence GTGAAAATCGAGGAGTTGGAGGCGGAGCGGACCTGGTTGGCATTCGACCCCATGCGCCAGTTGCGTCCGCATCTGACGTCGACGGGGTTCGTCCGGCTCGTCAACGAGGTGCAGCGGCCCGAGGGGTACCGACTCGTCGCGTCCTGGGACGGCGAGCTCGGCCGGGTCGCCGCCGCGCTCGGTTTCCGCCAGGTGAACTCGCTGGCCGCCGGGCGGTACCTGGCCGTCGACGACCTCACGACCCTGCTCGCCGCGCGCGGCCGGGGCCACGCCACCCGACTGCTCGCCTGGGCGGAGCGGGAGGCGCGCCGCCTCGGCTGCGAACACATCCACCTCGACGCCGACACCCACCGCCACGAGGCGCACCGCCTCGCCCTGCGCGCCGGCTACTCCATCTCCGCCTTCCACCTCACCCGCCGCGTGTAG
- a CDS encoding GNAT family N-acetyltransferase encodes MDVRGRSPAGIVAEPVLRGPRLVLRPLTVAGIGALRDGRCGELESLTGTRITAGIQPPPLLDAALGPVRGRSLTESAAAGWWTWLAVERSTGTAVASPGLGGPPDADGCVTFGQATFAGHTGRGYAVESGCLLLDWAFREPRVRRALMTLPPHAAVALAVAARLGFAAIGRADDDEVGELVLLERTCRTT; translated from the coding sequence ATGGACGTCCGCGGTCGGTCGCCGGCCGGGATCGTCGCCGAGCCGGTGCTGCGCGGCCCGCGGCTGGTCCTGCGGCCGCTGACCGTGGCCGGCATCGGCGCGCTGCGCGACGGGCGGTGCGGCGAGCTGGAGTCGCTCACCGGCACCCGGATCACCGCCGGCATCCAGCCGCCGCCCCTGCTCGACGCCGCCCTCGGCCCGGTCCGCGGCCGGTCGCTGACCGAGTCGGCGGCCGCCGGTTGGTGGACGTGGCTGGCCGTCGAACGGTCCACGGGCACGGCCGTCGCCTCACCCGGCCTCGGTGGCCCACCCGACGCCGACGGCTGCGTCACCTTCGGCCAGGCGACGTTCGCCGGACACACCGGACGCGGCTACGCGGTCGAGAGCGGCTGCCTGCTGCTGGACTGGGCCTTCCGCGAACCTCGGGTGCGCCGGGCGCTGATGACCCTGCCACCCCACGCCGCAGTGGCGCTGGCGGTCGCCGCCCGCCTGGGCTTCGCCGCCATCGGCCGGGCCGACGACGACGAGGTGGGCGAGCTCGTCCTGCTCGAACGAACCTGCCGGACCACCTGA
- a CDS encoding N-acetylglutaminylglutamine amidotransferase translates to MCGLSGELRFDGRGADVDAVVRMTATMVPRGPDGAGVWSSGPVAFGHRRLKIIDLSECGAQPMVDSELGLTLVFNGCIYNYRELRDELAAAGYRFFSTSDTEVIAKAYHHWGTRCVDHFAGMFAFAVAERDTGRLVLARDRLGIKPLYLAADAERLRFASTLPALLAGGGVSSDIDLVAFHHYLSFHSVVPAPHTILAGVRKLPAATVRVVEPDGTWTDEVYWSPDFTRDPARADWTARDWQDAIAERLRLAVRRRMVADVPVGVLLSGGLDSSLIVALLAEAGQHGLATFSVGFEAAGGESGDEFAYSDIIARHFETDHHQIRVPGNRLLPAVDAAVAAMSEPMVSHDCVAFYLLSQEVSRHVKVVQSGQGADEVFAGYSWYPPLAGVPRDQTVDAYLRVFADRPHRDMPAMVEPHHLIEADASRHFVASHMARPGAETSVDAALRLDSTVMLVDDPVKRVDNMTMAAGLEARTPFLDHELVELAAACPPELKLASGGKGVLKDIGRPLMPVDVIDRPKGYFPVPAIRHLDGPFLDRVRDALTDPAAKSRGLFRPAWIQAMLAAPNDNRTTLGANALWQAALLEMWLQTQGVT, encoded by the coding sequence ATGTGCGGGCTGAGTGGTGAGCTGAGGTTCGACGGCCGGGGAGCGGACGTCGACGCGGTGGTACGGATGACGGCCACCATGGTGCCGCGGGGCCCGGACGGCGCCGGGGTGTGGTCGTCGGGGCCGGTCGCGTTCGGCCACCGTCGCCTGAAGATCATCGATCTGTCCGAGTGTGGCGCCCAGCCGATGGTCGACAGCGAGCTGGGCCTGACCCTCGTGTTCAACGGGTGCATCTACAACTACCGGGAGCTGCGCGACGAGCTGGCCGCCGCCGGCTACCGCTTCTTCTCCACCTCGGACACCGAGGTGATCGCCAAGGCCTACCACCACTGGGGCACCCGGTGCGTGGATCACTTCGCCGGCATGTTCGCCTTCGCGGTCGCCGAGCGCGACACCGGCCGGCTCGTCCTCGCCCGCGACCGGCTCGGCATCAAGCCGCTGTACCTCGCCGCCGACGCCGAACGGCTGCGCTTCGCCTCCACCCTGCCCGCGCTGCTCGCCGGGGGCGGCGTCTCCTCGGACATCGACCTCGTCGCCTTCCACCACTACCTGTCGTTCCACTCGGTGGTGCCGGCGCCGCACACCATCCTCGCCGGGGTGCGCAAGCTGCCCGCCGCCACCGTGCGGGTCGTCGAGCCCGACGGGACCTGGACCGACGAGGTGTACTGGAGCCCGGACTTCACCCGCGACCCGGCGCGCGCCGACTGGACCGCCCGCGACTGGCAGGACGCCATCGCCGAGAGGCTGCGCCTGGCGGTGCGCCGGCGGATGGTCGCCGACGTGCCCGTCGGGGTGCTGCTGTCCGGCGGGCTGGACTCCAGCCTGATCGTCGCGCTGCTCGCCGAGGCCGGCCAGCACGGCCTGGCGACGTTCAGCGTCGGCTTCGAGGCCGCCGGCGGCGAGTCCGGCGACGAGTTCGCCTACTCGGACATCATCGCCCGGCACTTCGAGACCGACCACCACCAGATCCGGGTGCCCGGCAACCGGCTGCTGCCCGCCGTCGACGCCGCCGTCGCCGCGATGAGCGAGCCGATGGTGAGCCACGACTGCGTCGCGTTCTACCTGCTCTCGCAGGAGGTCTCCCGGCACGTCAAGGTCGTGCAGTCCGGGCAGGGCGCCGACGAGGTCTTCGCCGGCTACTCCTGGTATCCGCCGCTGGCCGGCGTCCCACGCGACCAGACCGTCGACGCCTACCTGCGGGTCTTCGCCGACCGGCCGCACCGCGACATGCCCGCGATGGTCGAGCCGCACCACCTCATCGAGGCCGACGCCAGCCGGCACTTCGTCGCCTCCCACATGGCCCGACCGGGCGCCGAGACCTCCGTCGACGCCGCCCTTCGCCTCGACTCGACGGTCATGCTCGTCGACGACCCGGTGAAGCGGGTCGACAACATGACGATGGCCGCGGGCCTGGAGGCGCGCACTCCCTTCCTCGACCACGAGCTGGTCGAGCTCGCCGCGGCCTGCCCGCCCGAGCTCAAGCTCGCCTCCGGGGGCAAGGGCGTGCTCAAGGACATCGGCCGTCCGCTCATGCCCGTCGACGTCATCGACCGGCCCAAGGGGTACTTCCCGGTGCCGGCGATCCGCCACCTGGACGGCCCGTTCCTCGACCGGGTCCGCGATGCGCTCACCGACCCGGCGGCGAAGTCCCGCGGCCTGTTCCGCCCGGCGTGGATCCAGGCGATGCTGGCGGCCCCGAACGACAACCGCACGACCCTCGGCGCGAACGCCCTCTGGCAGGCCGCGCTGCTCGAGATGTGGCTCCAGACCCAGGGAGTGACATGA